One segment of Rickettsiales bacterium Ac37b DNA contains the following:
- a CDS encoding Pentapeptide repeat protein: MKEIIRNTQHGTLSRSEQAWAKKTSRRIGYSLFGVGSSLNRKKDTKQLYGYLCEILMALKTSYSEFDIDVLSMQEAKQVISDKYTKGSNAKSTLNQFIYENYTSYTMPGLISGGIKVNNQALADLKLKQEFQKLMGNIYSGAVSGISPVNRANFREEKYKRFEAIKKRKHSKNSFEYQKWKHGPRSEQDLELILNGNKYFVPAYSINEIDENNKSYKVTYPIIDAKILELFAKDSDKGEQNLHQWLKDHIKSLKNQIIIADISADISNAYDMGSYLKGINLSGSIIRSLYITDADCRDMNLQNCDILNMSLNKCLYGNLDLRGADTNKLLIDSNSYEDTGLRGFSDKEYQDDNKSYIKLSSANPKKSRDKGIITESLYDALNDRVLLDPFYVRNGEGQYFGNNSITVKVTIEDLQAYIEEINQSDIVKSLKKNNTQKIDWTQSSVPSFVDFLIQKYQYTDKNVYVDISNQDLSKIPLNYGNFRNVNFAGCKIKEAKHTNFFGACLEGVNADNANFTHAIFIQANMQYISAKAAIFEQVNMNDANLERAYLVGIKGQFQARRANMRFANLENAEIDKSVLSLMRAEGITLAHAHANYCQMRGAKMANAILKGGKFKGTDFTKAIFKSANAELAEFSNSIMEHINAERANFRMATMAYVEAQGANFSHADMEAIQISYSNFSDSLINELNAHKAKLYAVSLENAEAIGANFEEAILDHIQGKDLDLAFATLDRAKVKRSVLINSYMNYIQGRKAHFEECYIKEANLKFSDFMGAEFVKTYLKGSKIQGTDLTNVNIKNSDLSGVEYDDTTSVVGIKNQETARLDKDFKELCKKQYREAFPIRSRCNDTIDWCNKKANCFLNIFQDLIQLFKSGLLAGISGGMLGFIIGVGIIALLVPTAGVALTMALCMGGTVIGTLLSMYYNSDTTALSNHFLELVGLKTCESNIDVNPECISEERIEEIHQEILNVKNHTNAEQQQYVPDAEMLKIIENMTDINTGYVANLEEINRVSSATLGLHNK, encoded by the coding sequence ATGAAAGAAATTATAAGAAATACTCAACACGGAACGCTTAGTAGATCTGAACAAGCCTGGGCTAAAAAAACTAGTAGGCGTATAGGGTATAGTTTGTTTGGAGTAGGGTCTAGTTTAAATAGAAAAAAAGATACCAAACAATTATATGGTTATTTATGTGAAATTTTAATGGCTCTTAAAACTAGCTACTCTGAATTTGATATTGATGTTCTAAGTATGCAAGAAGCTAAACAGGTAATTAGTGATAAGTATACAAAAGGTTCAAATGCTAAATCTACATTAAATCAGTTTATATATGAAAACTATACTTCTTATACTATGCCTGGATTAATTAGTGGTGGAATAAAAGTAAATAACCAAGCGCTTGCAGACTTAAAATTGAAGCAAGAATTTCAGAAGTTAATGGGAAATATATACAGTGGAGCTGTAAGTGGTATCAGTCCTGTGAATAGGGCAAATTTTAGGGAGGAAAAATATAAAAGATTTGAAGCTATTAAAAAAAGAAAGCATTCGAAAAATTCTTTTGAATATCAAAAATGGAAACATGGACCTAGATCTGAACAAGATTTAGAACTTATACTTAACGGTAATAAATACTTTGTACCTGCGTATAGTATAAATGAAATAGATGAAAATAATAAATCTTATAAAGTGACCTATCCTATAATAGATGCAAAAATTCTAGAATTATTTGCAAAAGATTCTGATAAAGGTGAGCAAAATTTGCACCAATGGCTAAAGGATCATATAAAATCTTTAAAAAATCAGATAATTATTGCAGATATTAGTGCAGATATTAGTAATGCGTATGATATGGGTAGTTATCTAAAAGGAATAAATTTAAGTGGTAGTATAATTAGGTCATTATATATTACAGATGCAGATTGTAGAGATATGAATTTACAAAATTGTGACATATTAAATATGTCCTTAAATAAATGTTTATATGGTAATTTAGACTTAAGAGGTGCAGATACTAATAAATTACTAATAGACTCTAACTCTTATGAAGATACTGGATTACGTGGGTTTAGTGATAAAGAATATCAAGATGATAATAAATCATATATCAAGCTTAGCAGTGCTAACCCAAAAAAATCAAGGGATAAGGGCATTATAACAGAATCTTTATATGATGCGTTAAATGATCGCGTATTATTAGATCCATTTTATGTAAGAAATGGAGAAGGCCAGTATTTTGGTAATAATAGTATTACTGTGAAGGTAACTATAGAAGATCTGCAGGCATATATTGAGGAAATTAATCAATCAGATATTGTAAAATCGTTAAAAAAGAATAATACACAAAAAATTGACTGGACACAATCATCTGTACCTAGCTTTGTTGATTTTCTCATACAAAAATATCAATATACAGATAAGAATGTATATGTAGATATCTCAAATCAAGATTTGTCTAAAATACCGCTTAATTATGGTAATTTTAGAAATGTGAATTTTGCTGGGTGTAAAATTAAAGAAGCAAAGCACACTAATTTTTTTGGAGCTTGTTTAGAGGGTGTGAATGCTGATAACGCAAATTTCACACATGCAATATTTATTCAAGCAAATATGCAGTATATTTCAGCAAAAGCGGCTATTTTTGAACAAGTTAATATGAATGATGCTAATTTAGAGCGCGCATATTTAGTCGGAATAAAAGGTCAGTTTCAAGCTAGAAGAGCTAATATGCGTTTTGCTAATTTAGAAAATGCAGAAATAGATAAGTCAGTGTTGAGTTTAATGCGTGCAGAAGGTATTACCTTGGCTCATGCCCATGCTAACTATTGTCAAATGCGTGGTGCTAAAATGGCAAATGCTATTTTAAAAGGTGGTAAATTTAAAGGCACTGACTTTACTAAAGCCATTTTTAAAAGTGCAAATGCTGAATTAGCAGAATTTAGTAACTCAATTATGGAACATATTAATGCTGAGCGTGCTAATTTTAGAATGGCTACTATGGCTTATGTAGAAGCACAAGGAGCAAATTTTAGCCATGCAGATATGGAAGCAATACAAATTAGTTATTCGAATTTCTCAGACTCATTAATAAATGAGCTAAATGCACATAAGGCAAAACTTTATGCTGTTTCTCTTGAAAATGCTGAAGCTATAGGAGCAAATTTTGAGGAAGCTATTTTAGATCACATCCAAGGGAAAGATTTGGATCTTGCATTTGCTACTCTAGATAGAGCTAAAGTAAAACGTTCAGTATTAATTAATAGCTATATGAATTATATACAAGGGCGTAAAGCGCATTTTGAAGAATGTTATATAAAGGAAGCAAATTTAAAGTTTTCTGATTTTATGGGAGCAGAATTTGTTAAAACTTATCTTAAAGGTAGCAAAATTCAGGGTACTGATTTAACAAATGTTAATATAAAGAATTCTGATTTATCAGGAGTAGAGTATGATGACACTACATCGGTAGTAGGTATAAAAAACCAGGAAACAGCGCGTCTTGATAAAGATTTCAAGGAATTGTGTAAAAAGCAGTATAGAGAGGCTTTTCCTATAAGATCTAGATGTAATGACACTATAGATTGGTGTAATAAAAAAGCTAATTGTTTTCTTAATATATTTCAAGACTTGATCCAGCTTTTTAAGAGTGGTTTACTTGCTGGAATTAGTGGGGGAATGCTAGGCTTTATAATTGGTGTTGGTATTATAGCTTTACTTGTACCTACAGCAGGTGTGGCTCTGACGATGGCGTTATGTATGGGCGGAACAGTAATAGGTACCCTATTAAGTATGTATTATAATAGTGATACTACAGCCCTAAGTAATCATTTTCTAGAATTGGTAGGATTAAAGACGTGTGAGTCTAATATAGATGTTAATCCAGAATGTATATCTGAAGAAAGGATTGAAGAAATACATCAGGAAATATTGAATGTTAAGAATCACACGAATGCTGAACAACAGCAATATGTACCTGATGCAGAAATGTTAAAAATTATAGAGAATATGACCGATATAAATACAGGTTATGTTGCTAATCTAGAAGAGATTAACAGAGTATCTAGCGCTACGCTAGGGCTGCATAATAAGTAG
- a CDS encoding phosphatidylserine decarboxylase, with product MNLLKIIFPPIHNDGYYFICLFAIVSIVIGYFSSTLGFIGAIVTVWCVFFFRDPVRITPIGDELVVSPADGIIQRIEMADTPKELNIGGNKRLRISIFLNVFNVHVNRVPATGKIKALYYYPGKFLNASLDKASEENERQLVLMETNNKELIFVQIAGLIARRIVCTLNEQQEVKAGERFGLIRFGSRMDVYLPEGVNPLVIEGQQVIAGETILADLVKELPARAGEIR from the coding sequence ATGAATTTATTAAAAATAATTTTTCCTCCTATCCATAATGACGGATATTATTTTATCTGTTTATTTGCAATTGTTTCTATTGTGATTGGGTATTTTTCTAGCACATTAGGCTTTATTGGTGCTATAGTTACAGTCTGGTGCGTATTCTTTTTTCGCGATCCAGTGCGTATTACACCCATTGGTGATGAATTAGTGGTGAGTCCAGCTGATGGTATAATACAAAGAATTGAAATGGCTGATACTCCTAAAGAATTAAACATAGGTGGTAATAAGCGGCTTCGTATTAGCATATTTCTTAATGTTTTCAATGTCCATGTTAATAGGGTGCCTGCTACGGGTAAAATTAAAGCGCTATACTATTATCCTGGTAAATTTTTGAATGCCTCGTTGGATAAAGCAAGTGAAGAAAATGAGCGTCAATTAGTATTAATGGAAACAAATAATAAAGAATTAATTTTTGTACAAATCGCAGGTCTTATAGCAAGACGTATTGTATGTACTTTAAATGAGCAGCAAGAAGTAAAAGCAGGCGAACGTTTTGGATTAATAAGGTTTGGTAGTAGAATGGACGTATACTTACCAGAAGGTGTAAATCCATTGGTAATAGAAGGTCAACAAGTAATAGCTGGTGAGACCATATTAGCTGATTTGGTAAAGGAATTGCCTGCACGCGCGGGTGAAATAAGGTAG
- the nlpD gene encoding Murein hydrolase activator NlpD precursor, protein MLKYFTILSLFLIILNISCTSNHPAQIVHLGEKFYGKESKNSLTRVNRKHDKPALNITAESRELLYREQDKSERIIEQSVKVEKNVLVEEEINKNDDANKTEVSEQKIVKNDTVKIVSLQQEDGKANTKVQIEEEVENVTLNNVQSKSNKGYIWPLQGKVISTFGVKGKGIKNDGINIASPEGTKIKAISGGQVLYAGNELRGYGNLLIIKQPDGTLVAYAHQKNIIVKKGDTIKQGEIIGYVGMTGNVSTPQLHLAIRKNKKPVNPLDYLQ, encoded by the coding sequence ATGCTTAAATATTTTACTATATTATCTTTGTTTCTAATAATATTGAATATCAGTTGTACCTCAAATCATCCTGCACAAATAGTGCATTTAGGAGAAAAATTTTATGGTAAAGAGTCTAAAAATTCTCTCACGAGAGTAAATAGAAAGCATGATAAGCCTGCATTAAATATCACAGCTGAAAGTCGTGAATTATTATATAGAGAACAAGATAAATCAGAACGTATTATCGAGCAATCAGTTAAAGTTGAAAAAAATGTATTGGTAGAGGAAGAGATAAATAAAAATGATGATGCAAATAAAACTGAAGTAAGTGAACAAAAGATCGTTAAAAATGATACTGTAAAAATTGTCTCGTTGCAGCAGGAAGATGGTAAGGCCAATACAAAAGTCCAAATAGAAGAAGAGGTAGAAAATGTAACTCTAAATAACGTACAGAGTAAAAGTAATAAGGGATATATATGGCCACTCCAGGGTAAGGTTATTTCCACTTTTGGGGTAAAGGGTAAAGGGATTAAAAATGATGGAATTAATATAGCGAGCCCTGAAGGTACAAAAATTAAAGCTATTTCTGGTGGCCAAGTATTATATGCAGGTAATGAACTGCGTGGGTATGGTAATTTATTAATTATAAAGCAACCCGATGGTACTTTAGTAGCTTATGCCCACCAAAAAAATATTATAGTAAAAAAAGGGGATACTATAAAGCAGGGAGAGATAATAGGTTATGTAGGTATGACAGGAAATGTTTCAACACCTCAACTACATTTAGCTATTAGAAAAAATAAAAAACCTGTAAATCCTCTAGATTATTTACAGTAA
- the alaS gene encoding Alanine--tRNA ligase: MKHTNHIRELFLNFFRTHNHTIAPSSPLVPYNDPSLMFTNSGMVQFKNIFTGDEKALFTRAATSQKCVRAGGKHNDLDNVGYTARHHTFFEMLGNFSFGDYFKQEAIEFAWNFLTTELAIPKQKLYVTIYHDDEEAYKIWHKITGFGDEKIIRIATDDNFWSMGDLGPCGPCSEIFYDHGDRILGGLPGQPNSDGDRYVEIWNLVFMQYQQLSNGERIKLPKASIDTGMGLERIAAVMQNVHDNYDIDLFKNIIEEIQELSNVPVKIENAASYRIIADHMRSSCFLLADGVSPSNEGRGYVLRRIMRRAMRHVHQLGCKDPLLYKLVPIINKEMSEAYPELIRAEGLITNTLQQEEERFLTTLDKGLKLLDLEAKDLKTGDTLSGNVAFKLYDTYGFPFDLTKDILDRKQILINEPEFETAMQAQRELARKAWVGSGEQTVSEIWFEIYNKFGATEFLGYESPSAQAKVIALILDNKIVEKVDVIGKKFAIVLNQTPFYAESGGQMGDIGNITDNNQGIKLEVYDTKKYLSKLHVHFVTLVSGGIKIDDIVNAEINEEYRNKLRANHTVTHLLHATLKAQLGSHVAQKGSLVASDRLRFDMSHNKPITKEEILLIEQTINRIIYQNIPISTVKQSIDDAIKSGAEALFGEKYEEEVRVVSVSKNNNLISKELCGGTHVNRTGDIGLFKIISESAIAAGIRRIEAVTGEEAVKVIHQQEKTLVQLSELLLVPVEDLSSRVTSLINDKKILEKDLTKLRKDYLMSIFEKNYHEKIGDISFMHHIVDNIPVKELRSLVEDLKNKFNNAVIIIISNIDTKLSVIIGVSKDITARISAVELSQLSATILGGAGGGGKSDLAQSGGIYSEKIPEVIAMIKDKLQNI, encoded by the coding sequence ATGAAACATACCAATCATATACGTGAATTATTCCTAAATTTTTTTAGGACCCATAATCACACTATAGCGCCATCAAGTCCTCTTGTGCCATATAATGATCCAAGTTTAATGTTTACTAATTCTGGAATGGTACAATTTAAAAATATCTTTACAGGTGATGAAAAAGCATTATTTACTCGTGCTGCGACTAGCCAAAAATGTGTAAGGGCTGGTGGGAAGCACAATGATTTGGATAACGTAGGATATACGGCAAGACATCATACTTTTTTTGAAATGCTTGGCAATTTTTCGTTTGGAGATTATTTTAAACAAGAAGCGATAGAATTTGCTTGGAATTTTTTGACTACTGAACTCGCAATTCCCAAACAAAAATTATACGTTACCATCTATCATGATGATGAAGAAGCATACAAAATATGGCATAAAATTACTGGCTTTGGAGATGAAAAAATTATACGTATTGCTACGGATGATAATTTTTGGTCAATGGGTGATCTTGGTCCCTGTGGTCCATGTTCTGAAATATTTTATGATCATGGAGATCGTATTTTGGGAGGGTTACCAGGGCAGCCAAATTCAGATGGTGATCGTTATGTAGAAATTTGGAATTTGGTATTTATGCAATATCAACAACTGTCAAATGGTGAGAGAATAAAATTACCAAAAGCGTCTATTGATACAGGTATGGGTTTAGAACGTATAGCAGCTGTTATGCAAAATGTACACGATAATTATGATATAGACTTATTCAAAAATATTATAGAAGAAATCCAAGAATTATCAAATGTGCCAGTAAAAATTGAAAATGCTGCGTCTTATCGTATTATTGCTGACCATATGCGTTCTTCGTGTTTTTTACTTGCTGACGGTGTTTCTCCTTCTAATGAAGGAAGAGGATATGTACTGCGTAGAATCATGCGTAGAGCTATGCGTCATGTACACCAATTAGGATGCAAAGATCCTTTATTATATAAATTAGTACCTATTATTAATAAAGAAATGAGTGAGGCTTATCCTGAATTAATAAGGGCAGAAGGGTTAATTACTAATACACTGCAGCAAGAAGAAGAAAGATTTTTAACTACTTTAGATAAAGGCTTAAAATTATTAGATCTTGAAGCTAAAGATCTAAAAACTGGAGATACTTTAAGTGGTAACGTAGCATTTAAACTTTATGATACTTATGGCTTTCCCTTTGATTTAACGAAGGATATTTTAGATAGGAAGCAAATACTTATAAATGAACCAGAGTTTGAAACTGCGATGCAAGCTCAGCGTGAATTAGCTAGGAAAGCATGGGTTGGTTCAGGCGAACAAACTGTGTCAGAAATATGGTTTGAAATATATAATAAATTTGGTGCGACAGAATTTTTAGGTTATGAATCACCCTCTGCTCAAGCTAAAGTTATAGCCTTAATTTTAGATAATAAAATAGTAGAAAAAGTTGATGTTATAGGTAAGAAATTTGCAATAGTTTTAAATCAAACCCCTTTTTATGCAGAATCTGGTGGGCAAATGGGAGATATAGGCAACATTACTGATAATAATCAAGGAATAAAATTAGAAGTATATGATACTAAAAAATATTTAAGTAAATTACATGTACATTTTGTAACTCTTGTATCTGGGGGTATCAAGATTGATGATATTGTTAATGCTGAAATTAATGAAGAATATAGAAATAAATTACGGGCAAATCATACAGTTACTCATTTATTACATGCTACCCTTAAAGCTCAGCTTGGTAGTCATGTTGCTCAAAAAGGATCACTAGTTGCAAGCGATAGATTACGTTTTGATATGAGCCATAATAAGCCTATTACTAAAGAGGAAATTTTATTAATTGAACAAACTATTAATAGAATAATTTATCAAAATATTCCTATATCTACAGTAAAACAATCAATAGATGATGCTATTAAAAGTGGTGCAGAAGCTTTATTTGGTGAAAAATATGAAGAAGAAGTGCGTGTAGTATCTGTATCGAAAAATAATAATCTTATCTCTAAAGAATTATGTGGAGGAACGCATGTTAATCGTACTGGTGATATAGGATTATTCAAAATTATTTCAGAAAGTGCAATAGCAGCTGGTATAAGACGTATTGAGGCGGTGACTGGAGAAGAAGCTGTCAAAGTTATACATCAGCAGGAAAAAACATTAGTACAGCTGTCAGAATTACTATTGGTACCTGTAGAGGATCTTAGTAGTAGAGTTACATCTTTAATAAATGATAAAAAAATATTAGAGAAAGATTTAACAAAGCTACGTAAAGATTATCTGATGTCTATCTTTGAAAAAAATTATCATGAGAAAATAGGTGATATTTCTTTCATGCATCATATAGTTGATAATATACCTGTAAAAGAATTGCGTAGTTTAGTTGAAGATTTAAAAAATAAATTTAATAATGCTGTTATTATTATTATATCTAATATAGATACAAAATTATCAGTAATCATTGGAGTAAGTAAAGATATTACTGCCAGAATAAGTGCTGTAGAATTATCACAATTATCAGCTACTATACTTGGTGGAGCAGGTGGAGGAGGCAAATCAGATTTGGCTCAATCAGGAGGTATTTATAGCGAAAAAATTCCTGAAGTTATAGCCATGATTAAGGATAAATTACAAAATATTTGA
- a CDS encoding CDP-diacylglycerol-serine O-phosphatidyltransferase, whose protein sequence is MIENDNLNTRDIHSTKMPIIRLFPNIVTLIGLCVGMTSIRLALDGKWENAVLFIVIAALIDGMDGRLARLLKASSNLGAQLDSLADFINFGVAPALVLYLWKLHNVPVKGLGWAVSLIYSMCCALRLARFNTTLEEAQPSWANNFFVGVPAPAGACLTLVPMMLNFQYDMVFQPVMLAVYVSIIAILMSSRIPTFSGKKISIAREFMSLILALVSLLIIGVIIEPWVILPVLGIIYGLSIPVSVIIFKRNSK, encoded by the coding sequence ATGATAGAAAACGATAATTTGAATACTAGAGATATACATTCTACTAAAATGCCTATCATTAGGCTTTTTCCTAATATTGTTACGCTGATAGGTTTATGTGTGGGTATGACTTCTATTAGATTGGCTTTAGATGGAAAATGGGAGAATGCTGTATTATTCATAGTTATAGCAGCCCTGATAGATGGAATGGATGGTAGGCTTGCGCGGTTACTTAAAGCCTCTAGCAATTTGGGGGCACAACTTGATTCATTGGCTGATTTTATTAATTTTGGTGTTGCTCCAGCCTTGGTATTATATTTATGGAAGTTGCATAACGTACCTGTAAAAGGATTAGGATGGGCTGTATCCTTAATTTACTCAATGTGCTGTGCTTTAAGATTAGCAAGATTTAATACAACTTTAGAAGAAGCTCAGCCAAGTTGGGCAAATAATTTTTTTGTAGGTGTACCTGCTCCTGCGGGAGCATGCTTAACTTTAGTACCAATGATGTTAAATTTTCAATATGACATGGTTTTTCAACCAGTTATGCTGGCTGTATATGTTAGTATAATAGCTATTTTAATGTCCAGTAGAATTCCTACATTTTCTGGAAAAAAGATCTCAATAGCGCGTGAGTTTATGTCATTAATCTTAGCACTGGTAAGTTTATTAATTATAGGTGTGATTATAGAACCATGGGTTATTTTACCAGTTTTAGGTATTATATATGGGTTATCTATACCGGTTAGTGTTATTATTTTTAAGAGAAATTCAAAATAA
- a CDS encoding Colicin V production protein, protein MPLDLTVFDYIIFTIIILSTLFALFKGFIKSCITFIAFIFSIILAYFIFPYLLILIKHYIKNPSGANISTGLMSYIIAAIFVAFVSNQLLKLTENIRGGALDRSLGLAFGFTRGCIISCIIFIIIVAISKALIPDSAEDTIFKNIKHSKSFLLLTTGSTALIETLPPKLSVKLNKTINNQLKKLTTISDTIALSELAKLIPPDILSNIDTTHLNILIDNNTSTQEKQQAIEDIINSYGKENTNNNPLTREQLKKILINYIKTYHKDPGSYSDKDNNDFNRLIQVLD, encoded by the coding sequence ATGCCACTTGATTTGACAGTTTTTGACTATATAATTTTTACTATAATAATTCTCTCGACTTTATTTGCTTTATTTAAAGGATTTATTAAATCTTGTATAACGTTTATAGCGTTTATTTTCTCTATTATTTTAGCTTATTTTATATTTCCATATTTATTAATTCTAATTAAACATTACATAAAAAACCCTTCTGGGGCTAATATTAGTACTGGATTAATGAGTTATATAATAGCAGCTATTTTTGTAGCTTTCGTTAGTAACCAATTACTTAAACTCACAGAAAATATAAGAGGAGGAGCCTTAGATCGCTCTCTAGGATTGGCGTTTGGATTTACGCGCGGATGTATTATAAGCTGCATAATTTTTATAATAATAGTGGCCATTTCAAAAGCTTTAATACCAGATTCTGCAGAAGATACTATTTTTAAAAACATTAAACATTCAAAAAGCTTCCTGTTATTAACTACTGGAAGTACAGCTTTAATCGAAACATTACCACCAAAACTAAGTGTAAAATTAAATAAAACTATAAATAACCAGTTAAAAAAGCTTACAACAATATCTGATACTATAGCTTTATCTGAGTTAGCAAAATTAATACCTCCTGATATATTGTCTAACATCGATACAACTCATCTTAACATTTTAATTGATAATAATACTTCTACGCAAGAAAAACAACAAGCTATAGAAGATATAATAAACTCCTACGGTAAAGAAAATACAAACAATAATCCTTTAACTAGAGAACAACTGAAAAAAATCTTGATCAACTATATAAAAACCTACCATAAAGATCCTGGCAGTTACAGTGACAAAGATAATAATGATTTTAACCGTCTTATACAGGTATTGGATTAA
- a CDS encoding hypothetical protein (conserved hypothetical protein) codes for MENGKLVTIFGGGGFLGNYIVKELSSLGYVIRVVTRDPQKSLHLRTAGPTGQVVLMPADVCNSSHLNKAIRGASIVINLLGTFSEKDFDNLHREIPENIAKICKEENVEQLIHISALASNKSQISSKYAQSKFAGEKAVIAAFNKASIIRPSVVFGHEDKFFNKFAKLIKYMFCIPMVGGGKTKFQPVYVGDLAKAIGKIATDPKLQGKIYAAVGPEVITFQSMIEFILKTVNKKRILFPVPFWIASIMAKIVEILPCPIITSDQVELLKYDNIFDQAENLSSLSEILVNLTSIESIVPRYLIYYK; via the coding sequence ATGGAAAATGGTAAGTTGGTAACTATTTTTGGGGGTGGGGGATTTTTAGGTAATTATATAGTGAAAGAGCTATCTTCTTTAGGATATGTTATACGAGTTGTTACTAGAGATCCACAAAAATCCTTACATTTAAGAACAGCTGGGCCTACAGGGCAAGTAGTACTAATGCCTGCTGATGTATGTAATTCAAGCCATCTTAATAAAGCTATTCGTGGTGCATCAATAGTAATTAATTTACTTGGTACATTTTCTGAAAAAGACTTTGATAATTTACACCGTGAAATACCTGAAAATATAGCTAAAATATGCAAAGAGGAAAATGTTGAGCAATTAATTCATATTTCGGCACTAGCATCTAATAAGTCTCAAATTTCTTCTAAATATGCACAAAGTAAGTTTGCTGGAGAAAAAGCTGTAATTGCGGCCTTTAATAAGGCTTCTATTATTAGACCAAGTGTAGTGTTTGGTCATGAAGATAAGTTTTTTAATAAATTTGCCAAATTGATAAAATATATGTTTTGTATACCAATGGTTGGTGGGGGTAAAACAAAATTTCAGCCTGTGTATGTTGGAGATCTTGCTAAAGCTATTGGTAAAATAGCTACAGATCCTAAATTGCAGGGTAAAATATATGCCGCAGTTGGTCCAGAGGTTATTACCTTTCAATCAATGATTGAATTTATTTTAAAGACGGTAAATAAAAAACGTATTTTATTCCCAGTCCCTTTTTGGATAGCATCTATAATGGCTAAAATAGTGGAAATACTTCCTTGCCCCATTATAACTAGTGATCAGGTAGAATTATTAAAATACGATAATATATTTGATCAAGCAGAAAATTTATCTTCATTATCAGAGATACTTGTTAATTTGACTAGTATAGAGTCTATAGTGCCAAGATATTTAATATATTATAAATAA
- the yvdD gene encoding LOG family protein yvdD, protein MEKVHNIGIFCGASPNIPQNFLDEAYNLGKLLAQNKRTVVYGGSKYGAMGAIADGALSASGEVIGVFPQSITIAGTREIMHTHLTKLITVPDMHSRKMSIFNLSDAFITFPGGFGTMDETFEIITWKYLKMHKKPIIIYNYQNYYNGLIQLIDHFIDLGFANSSIKSLYHIVEDIDQLLNIFNINQISTIMA, encoded by the coding sequence ATGGAAAAAGTACATAATATAGGAATTTTTTGCGGTGCAAGCCCAAATATTCCACAAAATTTTTTAGATGAAGCTTATAATTTGGGCAAATTGCTTGCTCAGAATAAACGAACTGTTGTCTATGGTGGTAGTAAATATGGAGCTATGGGTGCTATAGCAGATGGTGCTTTAAGCGCCTCAGGAGAAGTGATTGGTGTTTTTCCTCAAAGCATAACAATCGCAGGTACCAGAGAAATTATGCATACTCACTTAACAAAATTAATTACCGTACCAGATATGCATAGCCGTAAAATGTCTATTTTTAATCTCTCTGATGCTTTTATTACCTTTCCAGGAGGCTTTGGCACAATGGATGAAACTTTTGAAATTATTACCTGGAAATACTTAAAAATGCATAAAAAACCTATTATAATTTACAATTATCAAAATTATTACAATGGACTGATTCAATTGATAGACCATTTTATTGATTTAGGATTTGCAAATAGCTCTATAAAAAGCTTATACCATATAGTAGAGGATATTGACCAGCTACTTAACATATTTAATATTAATCAAATCTCTACAATTATGGCCTGA